agggtatcctatgcaatgagtttgcataagagcaaaccacaaaatagtaatcactagatgtaactccgttaactagttgggtttctatttcattaggatgacctatgtaacttagtcttaatcctgagagTATTATGAACTGTTtgtgagggattgtcctttgatttgtatggatGATAGTGgacagattgccgactcaatatgcttatcattttggggacaagaccgagtggggagctgtgagcataatcacacaagatggaattcactccttcccgactttagggtaagtagataagtgttcccttaaatggtgtctctgaAACTTGAACAAatggccctaccctctctattgCACAAgagaggtttctgtttagtggttggaccataaataggttgttcattataggagcactggtatttaagaactagaagtaacctagggtaaaatggtaatttcacctagctggtgttacgaacacttgtgaaggactaattTACTAGTAATTGGTCTATAttcgtggacacagaaatatatctacagtgagaaaagttcagctatgagtctttagtggagtgtacacacagttaacgaatattgattaatgtggttaatgagtttagccaattaatctcatattgttgtagcttctaatctgtaggtccattaggtccttttcctagctcataaaagataatgagatttatttatgtagattgtaatttgaaatgttcaaatttactttgggaattcaTATAATGTATAGTGATagaaagtttatattttaattagactttaatacataaatttaattttggatatgattcaaaattaatttatcagagaataaaatatttgaataattttaaatattaatttaatgtgaattagattcgtactaaaactataggttaaaatttaatgtgtatttgatacatattaaaactataggttacgaaggaaattcatatttgaatatgattcaaatttggattaaattaaatataagatatttaatttaaaaatttattaattggagaattaattaatagtttaatttattttgatttaattaaatttgatttatataaattaattaaattaaactacaggttatgtgagagatattcatttaaatatgatttaaatgaaatattaattaaatatgatttaaatgaaatattaattaaatattatttaattaatttttaaaattaattaattaattaattatttatttatttatttatttattaatattaatattaatttaatattttttattaaattaatagggaacgtgggtggttttcccacttTTCTCTCAACTAAGAAGAGGAAGTTACTGATACGACAAAGCATAAGAGTTCTGTTGTTTTTTTAGGTAATTAGAATGgataacaatttttagaataattattaactatgtaacaatattttgaaaaaattgcaaatatagcaaagtttatcggtgatagacttctatcgctgatagactcctatggtttattagtgatagaccaatatttgttACATGGACTATGAGTGATAGActcttatcattgatagattttgacaaattttgctatatttgcaatttttttaaaatgttgctatataatttattattttgaatataattgctatatttgcaattatcCCTAATTTTTTCGTACATCGCattctttttaaaacttttttttttctctcttgaaAAATTCCCTCCTTccattttggttcccacaaaccatctcaatctaGAGAATATGAAgatttccaagtggtggtgccccaaattTGGTGTTTTGTAGATACAGAGACGTTAACGATCGTAAGTTTCCTCTTCTTTGTTCTtttctgtattttttttttttttgaaagcatgcttagccatagaaattagttttataatttcttttgtcaatgtattggtatttttttgGTTCCAATTAAATTAAGTTATGGTCTCCTTAaattcttccgctgtaaaggACTTTTATCCCTTCAAATCGTCCTTTTTTACTTGTCATTTTCCTCCTTTTCCGTTCCATTTTCGTTTTTCCCTCCAAAGGGTTGCAACTTGAACAATTTTCTCCTCTTTTCCTCTTTGAATCTACACCCATTTTGCATATTTTCGTCTTCCTGAAATCTCATCTCTGTCATTGAAACCGTTTCATTTTGTTGATGGCCGGGTTTCGACGTTGCTTCCGAAACGAATCTCTTTCCTCTCTTTGTGGCTTTATTGACCAGTTGCATGTCATGCATTACCTCCGAAACTTTTCGCCTTCCTCTCTATGTTTTCATGCATGGCTTTGCTATAACAATTGCTGCTCTAACTTCCCCTTGCAGCTCCAATTTCCACTTTGACGTGCTTTCGTTTTGATTCAAAGGGCCTTCAAGTGACAGATGCTACACCCAAATAGCATAAATTGAACAAATGCTACACCCAAATATCATGAATTGAACAGATGCTACAATGAAAGAGATCAGTAGGGGCATTGGCAGAGCACAACAAGGGTGGCTGCTCTTTTCTCCAGTTTGAGTAACCAATAACAAGGTCCTTTAGTGGTCAatctctttttcatttttcatattaTCATTTCATTTGCATATTGCTTGTTTGTATATTTGGTTTTCagatataatttttctttttacttttgtGTTGTCTTGCATCCTATACGCTATGTTATGCAATCTTGAGTGAATATATTCGTTTTTGTTTTAAGAATATGGTGATACAAAATTTGTAATGGATGTTTGGTTCTAATGTATGCTCTCAGATCTGTTTCATTTAGTTTCATTGCAAATTCTTTCCACTTTTTTCCATCCAATCTTGTTACTGCCTATTACTTTACAActttgttactttttttttttttttttatgtttgcTCATAATTATTTCACCTCCACTGTCCATCTGTGCTTAGGTTCATATTTAAGAACCTATTGTGTACTTGTGTTGCTGTACGGAGTGCTGTATGGCATATCTAATTGCCTAATTTTTCTATTATGTCTTCAAAACTCATTTTTAATTGTCATTCTTCTTCTGATATGGGTCAATTCCTTAATTTCATCTGATGTTGGTTGTCACAGTGATGATCATATCCCCTATTTTTGAAATACTTATTAGTTGTTTACTGCTTGCTGTCTAATTTATTACCAACATCCCTTGACTATATATATGGCCCTTGGTTCTTATTCCATTGCATCCTtgatctttttaattttttctctgTTTTACCTGGTTGGTATGTTTAACATTTTTAGATAGCATGTTCTTTGAACTTAATTGTTGATCTATTTTATCCCCCTATTTTTACCATATAGTATGCTTCACATGATTCTTTATATCATGTTTGCTTCCATTATTTATCACACCCTATGATATGTTTTATTCCTCTGTTTAATCCCTCTTTTTTATCCCTCTGTTTTTATCTCGTTAGTATGTTTCACATGCTTTTTTTATCATGTTTGCTTGAATTATTTGTTATACTTTCTGATGTGTTTGATCCCTCTATTTAGTCCTTATGCTTTATCCCTCTGTTGACTTTTAAATCATGTATAGGAAGAAGAAATCCTCCATACACATGCTAGTTGTAATTGCTTGCTTTGCATTGCGCGTATGATGTCATTTTTTTCATTACACGAAATTCTACTTCTTTTCCCTTACATTATTTACTAATTCTTATGTATTTAATCATATGAGTTTATGGAATTGTAAGTACAAATATCAGTTAAGACAGCGGAATGTTATCACTACTTTTGGTGTTTTATGATTTTGaatttgtaatttttgttaATAGAGTTTTATCGTAATTTTTGTCGTTCATATTTTAAGGTTGTACCAATTAAACAATTCGTTTACAAGGTATTATGGTTATTCttcatgtatttttttaaagttcCTTATATTCACATGTATTTTTATACATTGCACTATTGTAATAATTTCCTTAATTTTGGGCGCACTTTGTTTTTCAATTATCGGTTCAGTACTATATTGACAATTTTTCTTACTTCCTTCCTTTCATAATATTACGGTTATGGTGTTAGATTTATTTGTTGCTTTGCATAATTGCGATATAATTAGCTATTACCttcttaaattaaaattcaaacaaaattgTCAAATTAAGACTAACAAAAGTTTTATAGCTAAAATTGGCAGACACCTATATTCACCTCTAGTGTTGTTAATACAACGAACACATATAATTgtgttgaaaattttaaaagtatatatagatatatatttttaatattaataataaccTTAATTTTTCATTTGTTAGTACGAGAATTagaactttaaagaaaaaaaacataattgaTTATCGTTGAATCAAACTCATATTTACTAATTAATCACTTAAGTCCATAATAGTTTagggaaaaagtaaaaatataataataagtCAATGGTAGTAAGTTGTACTAAGAATCCTAAATTTACATCTTAGTTTTCATCTAATGgtaagttttgttttaaaaaaaatctagacGTCAATTTAAATAAGCATAGTAATTTTACCTCCTCCTGCAATTTTATTTTAGTTCATGATTTTTTCACTACCAAATTTTTAGCATAGTCGTCTACATGAACTTAACTCAATAGCATTAAAACTTGGAAGTTCAATCCCTAAAATTTCTAGCATAGTCGTCTGATTtcataatttaataaataataccTATTACCTTTCATAATTtcttttgatatatatttcattttatcaTATAATTTGGTATTTTACTGATTCCACATACAAAGGCTATCCAAGTCACTTTAGAGAACCAAATAATTGACACACATACAAGTTACCattctatatatattataatttcaatacaTACATGTACCAGTTTTTCTAGAAAAAGAGATACAAACAAGAAAATTTTTTAATGAGTGTATTTGATTGAGATATCTTTTCAAATTAAGCTTCGAAAAAGGGaaacttttataaatgtaacaaaacatcaaactatttatggCCCATGCAATAAATCTCATgaaattaaccattttttaaatattccaggtttgttcTTCTGCCTATCTTATTTTCCTTGCTGCgattctttcatcgtcttcctccttgCTGCaattcatcatctttcttctttttttctactgcgatttctttccatcgtctttcttcatttttttattctttttttacgtcgtttaatctttccatttcttttttctttttttacgtcatttaaatttgagtaaccaaatctaaacgaccgtatacaaaaaatagaaaaatctaaaagatcatgtataaagaatcttgaaaaaaaaattatttagattggagtagccaaatgtaaacgataatgtaaaaaaaataaattatcgggtagacaagtctaaacgatcgtgtaccaaaagaattaaaaaaatcgtttagccaaaactaaatgatcgtgtaaacaaatctaaacgatcatatagaaaagaataaacgatcgtgtagtaaaaaaattaaaaaaatcatttagccaaacctaaacgattgtgtaaccaaattttgagaaaaaaaacgtttagatttggatccaaatctaaacgatcgtgtaatcaaagttaaacgtaaccaaattaaacgatcgtgtaataaaattaaacgatggaattgaaaaaataaattgtagtcatatctaaacgatcgtgcaccaaacaatagccaaatctaaacgatcgtgagCAAATATACTACGCGTgcattgttgacggcgtggttgacggagcattttttgtattttacacggtgggcttctagacttttttcgttttctgAATTATTCTATacgtgtaaatattttgtcgctttattatatttttgaaaagatgcTTTTGAAAAAAGTGTTAGAAAATTATGGTGGGGAGGTTGTTTgaagtaattttaaaataatttccccAAGCTTGGAAAAAGTACattaaaatatcatttattTTGAAGCAAGCAaatcaaaattatattatattacatGTGTTAACAGTATTTTAGTGAGAAGTAGTTTTTCTATCAGTTTTGCTTTTATCTTTACAGAAGCATTTTTTTAACAAGATATTGATAGAGAATTTGTAATTGATGAACAAGAATTTGGGTCCCCACTTACTGCATTCTTAACATCCCAACGTCAGTTACTTGTAATGTTGGAGTTATTACAAAACGACAAAAAGAGGATAACCAATCTACCTTACAACACTAGGCATAGAATTAGGCAATTAGCGTAAGTCCACATGATCCATGAGTCTAACCTAGTATGTCGATAAAGTATGAGAATGGATCGAAGATGTTTCACCATTCTATGCCATCTACTTAGGACCATCACTAGATTAGTATCTACGAAAATCATCGATGTCGAGGAGATGGTGGAAATGTTCCTCCATGTACTAACGCACGACGTGGAAAACCGAGTAATTCAAAGGGAGTTCACGTGGTCCGATGAGACAATTTCACAACATTTCAACATAGTTTTGTTGGCAGTCTTACGCCTACATGACGAGTTGTTGAAAAAACTacaaccaattacaaattgttGCGTAGATTCATGATGGATCTGGTTTGAGGTTTGTTTTTTATACAATGCAGAATTACCTTGGTGCATTAAGTGGCAGATATATATATCAAAGTGAATGTTCTAGCAAGTGATTGGTCGAAATATAGAACATGAAAGGGTGAAGTTGCCACAAATGTCCTTGGAGTATGTGATGGAAAATGAGATTTTGTGTTCGTATTAGCCGGCTAGGAAGGATCCACTACCAACTCGCGCATCCTTCGAGATGTCATTTCAAGACCAAACAGCCTAAAGGTGCCGATGGATAATTGCGTACACATTTTTATGTCaagtataatttttttcttctaagtTATGACATTTAAAGTGTACAATGTCATCATAAGGTATTACTACCTATGTGATGACGGATACCCTAATGCTGAAGGTTTTCAGGCTCCATATAGAGGGCAAAGATACCACTTGTAGGAGTGACATGGAGCGGAAAATGCACCTCCAATAGCGAAAGAGTTCTTCAACATGAAACATTCTTCTACATGAAATGTAATTGAAAGAGCTTTCGGTCTTGAAGGGTCAATGGGCAATCCTTTGAGAAAAGTCGTACTCCTCCATACGGGTCCAATGTCGCACGATACTGGCTCGTTGTCTACTGAACAACCTTATCAATAAAGAGATGACAAATGTTGATATACTAGACAACAAAAATGTGGATGTTCGACCTACGTAACAACTGTAGGTGACGATATACACTACATAGAGACCTTGAACGAATGGAATTAGTGGAGGGACGAGCTAGTCGAAGAAATGTTCGGTGATTGGGAGTTGCGTAATCAGTAGCACCGCTAGTATAGCAGTAGTTCAGtgtttatgtttaatttaatcGTTAATGATACCACATTTACTTGTTTTTCCATATGGTTTGAATTTCTTTAAGCGAATATATTTGTTTACCAACAATATGAATGACACATTGGAAATTCATTAGAAGCACAATATATTATGTTTTTATGTGGTTTTTTTCTTGAGAAACTCAGTTGACTAATATGTTTGCATTTATTTTCTAGTATGACAAGTTCTTCAAGTGCCCTTAAGAACTTATGGACGAAAGAGAAGGAGGCCACCATTGTTGAGTGCCTAGTGAAGTTGGTATCTGTCGATAGCTGGAGGTCCGACAATTGGACCTTTAGACCCAAGTACCATAGTTAGCTCGCAAGAATGATGGTTCAGAAGATGCCATGACGTAACATCTAGGCTACGACTATCGATAGTCGGATAAAAACACTAAAGAGAACGTTCCATGCTATAGCCAAGATGCGGGGCTCGTCGTGCAATGGGTTCGAATGGAATTATGAACTGAAGTGCATTATTGTGAAGAAGGATGTGTTCGAGAATTGGGTAAATGTACATTATTTCTTATGTCAACCATTATTcgtttgtaataaaaaaaaaataaactaacaaTTTACTGCAACACTTGAACAGAGTCATCCTGTTGCGAACGGCCTCCTAAACAGATCGTTTCCCCATTACAACGAACTGTGCTATGTCTTTGGGAGAGATTGTGCGACAGGAGGGCGCATAGAGACATTCGTTGATGTCGAGTCGAATGTGTCTGGATGGTACGAGGGACTTGCCAGTACTGACGATGGCAACAATATTGAGATCCCTACGATGTACAGTCAGGGACTAGACATGTCGCCTAACGACATAATGGGCACACGACCCAAACGTGCAAGTGGCGATAGGAATGCTTCAAGCGAGTTAAAGAGGAAGCGAGGTGGCCAGTCGGTAGAAATTGCGAAAGTCATATGCAGTGTCATGGAATACGTCAATGACCAACTTAATCAGAATGTAGATAGGTTGATCATACAATGCCAAGATGCAAGCGCAACACGTCAAGAGGTCGTTCAATAGTTACTTACAGGGAACCAAACTGACTAGATTCGACAAGTGTCGCTGTATGCATACCGATGCACAATGTCGATGACATGAAATCATTCCTAAACGTACCCAATGAGCTTAAGTTCGACTATTGTATGGTCATTCTCCAAGAAAACCCTTGAGTGTTTCTCCATTTCCTTCATTTATCATGTGTCTTTCCTGCTTCATCTACTTCACTCTGTTTTTCTACTTTTCATATCTATTGTAATTCTACTGTTATGTGAATGAGAATTTCTAGTAATCCAGTTCTTCCATAAATGTCGtctttcaaatttatatttgCATTGCTTTACAGGTTTACGCGTTACATGTGAACgggacaagaaaaaaaaaaacagggtGAAACATAACAATTTAAAAACGAATTTATGAAATAAATGTGGTATGTAAGAAAAATAATGCaaaagatatttaaaaaaaattattttttatatatataaatatatatcataaCATTAGTATCATAATCCTTTCCTAAAATGTATATTATCATAACACAATCAATATCCTTTCCCTAGatacatattatcataacactacctatttatcataatccttcccctaaacacatattatcataacaccaTCTAttataatccttcccccaaacacatactatcataacactacctattatgaatcttcccccaaacacatattatcataacactaattTTATCATAAgaattatcataacactaaccctccATAACTCTATCCTTCCCCCAATCGGCccttatattttttttgaaatcttAGAAAAAGTGATTATTATGAAttagttaaatatatattttcaaaaatttataaaataaatatataaacatttattaaaTATGAAGATTCAGTTagaatataaatttattaaataaatatacaaacattTATTAGATATAAAACTTTAGTTATGATATAATTAATTGCATATTATGGATAGATATTTCATTGATTTAGGATGAAAGAGTTGATTAAATAttctaaatcaaataaatattcagATTTGGTTAATATCTAACAAATATATGAGTTCGAaaaaagtatcaaaaattcAATGGTCTTACAAATGTatgatatatttaaaatatagtgTACGTGAAAATCATAACACAGCGGAGAGTAGAAATAAAATGGCGGTTGTTAGGAAATTTGctaaaaaaaacttattaattcttttttttttctataattcCAACCGTAATAACTAAAGGATAAAAAAATGGAGTTCATTTTTTAAGGAGGGTGGTTTTTAAATAGTTCCAAGCAATGTTGTTGATCCAAGTTTCTGCTCCAAAAAGTATTGTAGTACTGGGCGTAGGTGAAAGGTCTGTAAATGGGAGAAGGTTGGGAGAGGGGCGGTGCAGGAGTAATGAGGGCGTCATCGCAAGGGCAGAGAAAAGAAGCGACCGACAGCCTGGGCTTCTCAACATTGACCACCGCTCGGTGCCAAACGCTCTTGTACATGCCATTGCTCAATGCCTGTGTATGCACATGGACATTGTTAAAAcaaattaactaaaattaaaatcaaaaggTAAATACGTACAAAGTACCTGTAATTGGTCGCCTATATTGATTACAAAGGCATTGGGGTGGGGGTTGACCGCTAGCCACTTCCCATCTTTGAGGACTTGGAGGCCGGCGACATGGATGTCCTGAAGGAGAATGGTGAGTGCGTTGGGATCCGTATGGCCAGGGAGCCCGTAGGTGAGTTCTGGTTGGGGACATGGAGGATAATAATTTATAGCCATGTGCTGACCTTGTTCACCCAACACCTTCCTTATGTATTCCTTCTCCAGCCCCAAGCTCTCCGATATCAGCTCCTCTATTCTGTACCCAACTTCTCGTACTTCATTGCAATAATTACTCACTATTTCCCTATCATAACCACCCCATCGTCAATTCATCATTATTTTATTACACTTTAATTTGTATTGATATTCTTCCTATCTATCTTTATTCAATATCAATCCAATTAATTCTTTCTCATTTAATACATGCATCAATAAAAACACCATATACCTACATATATCACAATCACaatcactttttcttttcttttctaccAAATTCATATTTAAGTCCGTACTTTTATTTACATCCACCCACTGCTTATCTTCCCTGTCCACCACTAATATTGAAACCCCAGACTCTCACCCCACCCAAATGTTAGACTATACAAAACATTCTTAAATTTTTTGTCAAAAGAAATACTTTTTGAGGTTTAGAGATAACATTTTAATGGTAGGAGTATCTTTCTTTTAATCCAAGGTTGTTttccaaattttttaaaatggatcttttcaaaaatataaaaaaaatggtaaaatatttagaacaattccgaaaacgaaaaaagttcaGAGGTgcatcgtgtaaaataccaaaaatgtcacgtcaaccacgccatcaaccgcgcgtgtaatatatttgcaatcgtttagatttggttattgtttggtaagCGATCGTTCAAATTttgctacaatttatttttttaattttctcgtttaattttgttaaacaaaatttggttagacaatcgttaaatgattttttttcaaaatttggtacacgatttttttaattattttggtatacgatcgtttacatttctCTAAAAGAtgatttatctttttaaatgatagtttgctttttttacacgatcgtagattctttatacacgatcttttatttttttacacgatcgtttactttttttttaaacgatcttttacattttgttactccaatctaaatgatttttttttcaagattctttgtacacgatattttattttttttacacgattgtttattttttagtttatatttagctactccaatctaaatattttttttcaaaattctttatacatgatattttagattttacttttttttttacacagtcatttagatttgattaaccaaatgtaaacgacgtaaaaaaagagaaaaaaaagaaagacgatagaaagaaatcgcagagaaaaaaagaagagaaaaagtagaaaaatggtgaaaagaaatcgaaaaaagcagaaaaaaataaggaagacagattaaacgacgtaaataaagaattggaaaataggaaaaaagatggaaagaaattgtaaaaaaaaaaaagaaaaaagaaaaacggtAAAAGAAATGACAGTaggaagatgaaagaaatcgtggaaaaaagaaagaaattgtagGAGAAAGAGGAAAGAATTGCAGGAGAGAAAAATATGAAAGgagaaatctgaaatatttaaaaaatgactaattggTTTTTGTTAGACGGTTTGTGATGTTTAGGAAagtttccattttttaaaacttatgaATGTTTTCCATTCTAGACTAACAGTACAGATTTTTATTTTAGCTCTTAATATTCTTTAATGTAATTTTCATACAAAGTGCAAATTTTAAAGGACATTTTGTATATTGAAATTTTCATCAAATAGGTCTTTCTAAATATAGTTGATTGAGAGTATTTTGAAAGATTAAAATATTTGGTGAATTATTGTGATCTACGTTCACAAATTTTAAATgggcattttttttttttattaaagaaaatagTAATCAAATAAGAGAGAGGTTTAATGATTTAAAATGATTCAAGGTAGTTATTAAATAAgaataacaataatttaaatattttctagAAAAGAAGGATGAATACGTCATAGAGAAAAGGAGGTGAAAGggttaaaataaataaataaataaagacaaaagaaagaaagaaaagtataaaatataaaatagtgGGAGGAGGGTTGGAGGATCCATGAAAGATGGCGTGCTGAACTGTTGGGCGTTGGATGATGAGGATGGTTACGTCAACGCGGTTGGAACGATGACGTCAGAGATGAGTAtcaaaatagaaataaaaaggataaaaaaattattgaacgAAATGTCCAAATAAGTCAACAACCCAACTATCCAAACTTTGGGTTAGTTTTTATATTGGATTGGATTTTTTATAACTTTTCCGTTAATGAAATTTATGGTAGAtaaatttaagtattttttaaattaataaataatatacttaaaaataaaataaaataaaatgaaataaataaataatccaTTAATTTAATGGAATGGAACCCAAATTTTTAGAATTAAGTTGAATTGGGTTGAAAAATGCGTTTAATCCAAACTTACTTACACTGGGGGAGGGCAGTGAATGGAAGAGAGGGGGATGTGTCATGTGTGAGTGTGAAATTGGGGTGCTGTCACTGCCGTCCAATTCAacggagagagaaagaagatccataaaataaaattagtaattttgaaataatgGGCGCACATGGAAGCACGCTACTTCTAGTTTCCACCT
This region of Cucumis melo cultivar AY chromosome 7, USDA_Cmelo_AY_1.0, whole genome shotgun sequence genomic DNA includes:
- the LOC103501178 gene encoding protein DOWNY MILDEW RESISTANCE 6; the protein is MEIQLLCSGERHEKLPEKYERPESDRPRLSEVCGCDKVPIIDLGCEEREMIVKQVEEACKSYGFFQVINHGVRKELVEKMIEVGKLFFGLPVEEKLKFYSDDPSKTVRLSTSFNVRKEQFHNWRDYLRLHCYPLSNYTPHWPSNPPSFREIVSNYCNEVREVGYRIEELISESLGLEKEYIRKVLGEQGQHMAINYYPPCPQPELTYGLPGHTDPNALTILLQDIHVAGLQVLKDGKWLAVNPHPNAFVINIGDQLQALSNGMYKSVWHRAVVNVEKPRLSVASFLCPCDDALITPAPPLSQPSPIYRPFTYAQYYNTFWSRNLDQQHCLELFKNHPP